In Candidatus Saccharimonadales bacterium, the sequence CGGTTCGGTCTTACTGGCCATGAAGAAGCGCGGCTACGGTGTCGGGAAGTGGAACGGTGTCGGCGGCAAAGCAGCTGATGGTGAATCGATAGAGGAGACGACAATTCGTGAAACAGAAGAAGAGATTGGCGTCACTCCAACCCGCCTCACAAAAGTCGCCACTATTAATTTTCTGTTCCCGCCCGACCAACAATCAGATCATCAGTGCTTCGTCTTTACCTGCGACCAATGGAAAGGTACGCCCAGTGAGAGCGAAGAGATGCGTCCCGTGTGGTTTCCTCTGGATAAAATTCC encodes:
- a CDS encoding 8-oxo-dGTP diphosphatase, whose protein sequence is MRNTTICLLLKDGSVLLAMKKRGYGVGKWNGVGGKAADGESIEETTIRETEEEIGVTPTRLTKVATINFLFPPDQQSDHQCFVFTCDQWKGTPSESEEMRPVWFPLDKIPYKDMWESDRLWLPKILNGQKMTVTVRSDANDKMVGYEELPNRV